A segment of the Prochlorococcus marinus str. MIT 9215 genome:
CGTAATATTTACATAGAGGTTAAAAATACGACTTGGATCAAAGACAATATTGCTTTATTCCCAGATACAGTAACGAAAAGAGGCCAAAAACACCTCATTGAATTAAAGGAATTAATTCCTGAAAGTAAAAGTGTCTTAGTACTTTGCATTACCAGAAAAGACGCTTGTTTCTTTGCCCCTGGAGATGAAGCTGATCCCTTATATGGCAATCTTTTTAGAGAATCTTTAAGTGCAGGTATGATACCCATACCATGTTCGTTTGAATTTTACAAAGATCACGTGAGATGGAATGGAATTAAACCTTTGAAATAAATAAAAAACTTGATATTTTGAAATTCAAGAAAAATATTTTTAAATTTAACAAATATAATTTAGGATGCAACTATAAAATTGGTAGCAACGACTACTAGACACTGATAAGTTTTTTGAGCAGAATTGTATATGAAAGGAAACAGCAAAAACTGTTTTTTTGCAGATCTAATTTTTTTTTATGACCACTGCTTTGCAAACGCCTCAAAGGCGCTCTAGGTCTAAATTACAAGATGCAAGTCTTGTTAATGGACCTATGCTCCTTTTGAGGAGTATTCGAGGATTTAGTTCAAACCGCTCAATGTTGTGGCTTGCAACTGTTCCTTTAGCTTTGTTTGGTTTAGGTATTTTTAATCTTTCAGCTCACGCAGCTGATTTACCTGAGTTAAATGCAGCTTTTCTTGCTAACAATTTATGGCTTTTGATCGCTACTATCCTAGTGATCTTTATGAACGCTGGTTTCGCTATGGTTGAGGCAGGTATGTGCCGTTCTAAGAACGCAGTAAACATTCTTGCTAAAAACCTATTCGTATTTGCTCTAGCTGTAACCTCATACTGGTTTATTGGCTATTCATTAATGTACGGAGGTAGTGTTGCTGACGGATGGCTTTATTTTGGAGGCTTATTTTTTGATCCAACAGTTACTGCAGATATGGTAACTGATGCTGGATTAGTCCCAACAGTTGATTTCTTGTTCCAGTCTGCATTTGCAGGAACTGCAGCAACTATCGTATCCGGTCTTGTTGCTGAAAGAGTTAAATTTGGAGAATTTGTTGTTTTTGCGATTGTATTAACTGCATTTATATATCCAATTGCTGGTAGCTGGAAATGGAATGGTGGTTGGCTTGATTCATTGGGTTTTGTTGACTTTGCTGGTTCTTCAATTGTTCACTCAGTTGGAGCATGGGCAGGTCTTGTAGGAGCAATGCTTCTTGGACCAAGAATTGGCAAATACTCTGATGGAAAACCACAAGCTATGCCAGGTCACAATATGGCTATAGCTACTTTAGGTGCATTAGTCCTATGGATAGGTTGGTATGGATTTAACCCTGGTTCTCAACTTGCTATGGATCAATGGGTTCCATATGTTGCTGTAACAACTACTTTGGCCGCAGCAGCAGGTGCTATTGGAGCAACTATTGTTTCAACCTTAACTTCTGGCAAGCCTGATCTTACAATGATTATTAACGGAATCCTTGCTGGTTTGGTTAGTATTACTGCTGGTTGTGGTGATATGACTCTTGCTGGAGCCTGGTTCGCAGGACTAGTAGG
Coding sequences within it:
- a CDS encoding ammonium transporter is translated as MTTALQTPQRRSRSKLQDASLVNGPMLLLRSIRGFSSNRSMLWLATVPLALFGLGIFNLSAHAADLPELNAAFLANNLWLLIATILVIFMNAGFAMVEAGMCRSKNAVNILAKNLFVFALAVTSYWFIGYSLMYGGSVADGWLYFGGLFFDPTVTADMVTDAGLVPTVDFLFQSAFAGTAATIVSGLVAERVKFGEFVVFAIVLTAFIYPIAGSWKWNGGWLDSLGFVDFAGSSIVHSVGAWAGLVGAMLLGPRIGKYSDGKPQAMPGHNMAIATLGALVLWIGWYGFNPGSQLAMDQWVPYVAVTTTLAAAAGAIGATIVSTLTSGKPDLTMIINGILAGLVSITAGCGDMTLAGAWFAGLVGGIIVVFSVAALDAAEIDDPVGAFSVHGVCGVWGTLVIGLWGTAVQGDGAGMGLFNGGGINLLLVQALGAAAYAIWTLVTCWIAWSVIGGLFGGIRVSEEEETQGLDIGEHGMEAYPDFASAK